Proteins encoded together in one Impatiens glandulifera chromosome 1, dImpGla2.1, whole genome shotgun sequence window:
- the LOC124941914 gene encoding uncharacterized protein LOC124941914, translating into MHNPLGPSFKWNRNHPPELIIGNPNASLRIRYQLLDEMANSAFISRIEPKKINEALLDPDWINAKYTKELLKKFGMENCSAPATPMISSIKLDKDEDGQSVDITAYRGIIGSFLYLTTSRPYIQFVVGTMHVARLIGRVLVGRANSLMRDYDIKANKSPVFCDNTSAIAITYNPVLHSRTKHIDIRHNFIREYVSQKHIRLEYVPTDQQVVDMFTKPLPEIMFSYFRNVLGLVDLN; encoded by the exons ATGCATAATCCTCTAGGACCAAGCTTCAAATGGAATAGAAATCATCCACCTGAATTGATAATCGGTAATCCTAATGCTTCTCTTAGGATAAGATACCAATTACTAGATGAAATGGCAAACTCTGCCTTTATTTCTCGAATTGAGCCAAAGAAGATTAATGAAGCACtacttgatccagattggatcaat GCGAAGTACACCAAagagctgctaaagaagtttggcatGGAGAACTGCTCTGCTCCAGCTACTCCAATGATCTCTTCCATAAAGCttgacaaagatgaagatggccAAAGTGTCGACATCACTGCTTATAGAGGGATCATTGGCTCGTTTCTCTACCTCACTACTAGCCGACCATACATTCAGTTTGTTGtcggt actatgcatgTTGCAAGATTGATTGGAAGAGTACTAGTAGGACGTGCcaattccttg ATGAGGGACTACGACATTAAGGCGAACAAATCACCGGTTTTTTGCGATAACACCAGtgccatagcgattacatacaacccAGTGTTGCATTCTCGgacgaagcatatcgacattcgacaCAATTTCATCCGGGAATATGTTAGTCAGAAACATATTCGTCTGGAATATGTCCCAACGGATCAACAAGTGGTAGACATGTTCACAAAGCCTCTTCCCGAGATTATGTTTTCGTACTTTAGAAATGTTTTGGGTCTTGTAgacctaaattaa